From Acidimicrobiales bacterium, one genomic window encodes:
- a CDS encoding crotonase/enoyl-CoA hydratase family protein: MSESDLVTYSCRDGIALVTMDDGRVNVMTAPMIARLAGAFRQAEADAAVMVLTGRADVFSAGYDMAMFDEPIETIAATLQAGGELIAQMLAHPYPVVAACTGHAIAQGAFTLLACDVRIGVTGNGKIGLNEVAIGLTIPHYGVELARHQLSSAWFDHAALTGTLYEPEQARSAGFFHELVEASRLDAAALDHAYRLRNIDMAAHARTKERVRKPALDAIRAGLAHEFVAVR, encoded by the coding sequence ATGTCAGAGTCTGACCTGGTCACCTATTCGTGCCGCGACGGCATCGCGCTGGTGACGATGGACGACGGCCGCGTCAACGTCATGACTGCGCCCATGATCGCCCGTCTCGCCGGGGCGTTCAGGCAGGCCGAGGCCGACGCTGCGGTCATGGTGCTGACCGGCCGGGCCGACGTGTTCTCCGCTGGGTACGACATGGCCATGTTCGACGAGCCGATCGAGACGATCGCCGCCACACTCCAGGCCGGCGGCGAGCTGATCGCACAGATGTTGGCGCACCCCTACCCGGTGGTCGCTGCGTGTACCGGTCATGCGATCGCGCAGGGCGCATTCACGCTGTTGGCGTGCGATGTGCGGATCGGCGTCACGGGCAACGGCAAGATCGGGCTCAACGAGGTGGCAATCGGACTCACCATCCCTCACTACGGCGTCGAACTCGCCCGTCATCAACTCTCCTCGGCATGGTTCGACCATGCGGCGCTCACCGGCACGTTGTACGAACCAGAGCAAGCGCGCTCAGCCGGGTTCTTCCACGAACTCGTCGAAGCGAGCCGGCTCGACGCGGCCGCGCTCGATCACGCGTACAGGCTGCGCAACATCGACATGGCGGCCCACGCCCGGACCAAGGAGCGCGTTCGCAAACCGGCGCTCGACGCCATTCGTGCCGGGCTCGCCCACGAGTTCGTGGCCGTCCGATGA
- a CDS encoding TetR/AcrR family transcriptional regulator: MPRSDTAPPQAAPRRADFVRRRREVIDTFLDLVLAGDPSPDVASIAGGAGVSRASVFRYFETLEELRTEAMGRVLERFADLFEIEAPSSTGTDARVAAFVDSRLRFHARLHPLALLQRHHAVDSGNAAALVDASRNLLADQVRSYFGRELGHLSRARQDDAVVTIAVLTSVESWHQSHHSHGRSQAQIRRAWISAIAAVFAGVGAHPHGEPT; this comes from the coding sequence GTGCCACGCTCCGACACAGCGCCGCCCCAAGCCGCGCCGCGACGCGCCGACTTCGTCCGCCGTCGCCGCGAGGTGATCGACACCTTCCTCGACCTCGTGCTCGCGGGAGATCCGTCGCCGGATGTGGCGTCCATCGCCGGCGGGGCCGGAGTGTCGCGGGCGTCGGTGTTCCGCTACTTCGAGACGCTCGAGGAGCTGCGCACCGAGGCGATGGGCCGGGTGCTCGAACGATTCGCCGACCTCTTCGAGATCGAAGCGCCATCGTCGACGGGCACCGATGCTCGGGTCGCCGCCTTCGTCGATTCCCGTCTGCGATTCCACGCGCGGCTCCACCCGCTGGCGCTGCTCCAACGGCACCACGCCGTCGACAGTGGCAACGCAGCAGCCCTCGTCGACGCGAGTCGCAACCTGCTGGCCGATCAGGTCAGGTCGTACTTCGGGCGCGAACTCGGACACCTCAGCCGCGCGCGCCAAGACGACGCGGTGGTCACCATCGCGGTGCTGACCTCGGTCGAGTCCTGGCACCAGTCACACCACAGTCACGGCCGGAGCCAGGCCCAGATCCGCCGAGCATGGATCTCGGCGATCGCCGCGGTGTTCGCCGGAGTCGGCGCACATCCGCATGGAGAACCCACATGA
- a CDS encoding PHB depolymerase family esterase, protein MTTINVRLRRTRRRRSGALLAVVLLAAACSDGDDVANEPASTTTTSTTNSPTTTPSTTTPSTTTARVDADEADPVVDCTSVPRGMSEFVLEAGGAEHDVRLYVPSTYDGTSELPLVMDFHGFGSNGRQQAALTGYEELAEDEGFVVVHPTAVPASGDEQRRNSWETVELDDPAKDDIAFTEELIDLLVEDYCVDATRVYATGMSGGGLFTSQLVCEMSDRLAAAVSVAAISYPESCDPVRPVPFIAIHGTDDPTVPFDGDLTGTRFEGEAFTQLLFSEPMPEQFGRFAVAMGCNPEGERVQESTDIATTTYRGCDDDVPLVFYEVIGGGHAWPSSPLAEPDSPVVAQLTALQGYTTFEINATTDAWAFFEQHALEG, encoded by the coding sequence ATGACCACGATCAACGTCCGCCTCCGTCGAACGCGGCGGCGCCGATCAGGCGCGCTGCTCGCGGTCGTGCTCCTGGCCGCCGCGTGCAGCGATGGTGACGACGTCGCGAACGAGCCCGCCTCGACGACGACCACGTCGACCACCAACTCCCCGACGACCACTCCCTCCACGACCACTCCCTCCACGACCACTGCCCGAGTCGACGCCGACGAGGCCGACCCCGTGGTCGACTGCACGTCGGTCCCTCGTGGGATGAGCGAGTTCGTGCTCGAGGCCGGTGGAGCCGAGCACGACGTGCGGTTGTACGTCCCATCGACCTACGACGGCACCTCCGAGCTTCCGCTCGTCATGGACTTCCACGGGTTCGGCTCGAATGGCCGGCAGCAGGCCGCCCTGACCGGCTACGAGGAGCTGGCCGAGGACGAGGGCTTCGTCGTCGTCCACCCGACCGCCGTGCCCGCGAGTGGCGACGAGCAACGCCGCAACTCGTGGGAGACGGTCGAACTCGACGATCCGGCCAAGGACGACATCGCCTTCACCGAGGAGCTCATCGACCTGCTCGTCGAGGACTACTGCGTCGACGCGACCCGGGTGTACGCAACGGGTATGTCCGGCGGCGGCCTGTTCACCAGTCAGCTCGTGTGCGAGATGTCCGATCGTCTCGCGGCCGCCGTTTCCGTCGCCGCCATCTCGTATCCGGAGTCCTGCGACCCCGTCCGACCCGTGCCGTTCATTGCCATCCACGGCACCGACGACCCGACCGTCCCGTTCGACGGTGACCTGACCGGCACCCGGTTCGAAGGCGAGGCGTTCACGCAGCTGCTGTTCTCGGAACCCATGCCCGAGCAGTTCGGCAGGTTCGCGGTGGCGATGGGATGCAACCCCGAGGGTGAACGGGTGCAGGAGTCGACCGACATCGCCACGACGACCTACCGCGGCTGCGACGACGATGTGCCGCTCGTGTTCTACGAGGTCATCGGGGGTGGCCATGCATGGCCGAGCTCACCGCTGGCCGAGCCGGACTCGCCGGTGGTGGCGCAGCTGACCGCGCTGCAGGGTTACACCACCTTCGAGATCAACGCCACGACCGACGCCTGGGCCTTCTTCGAGCAGCACGCCCTGGAAGGCTGA
- a CDS encoding patatin-like phospholipase family protein: MPTGPGSSGGSTQGDRGGPEWPAGDLRITAVDCGSGERRVWTAEDGVDLAPAVASSCAIPGVFPPITLDGSRFTDGGLWSSSNLDIVLDSDVEAAIFVGPLRAGDPAAIRALEREIDLLVSSGRRVEAIVPGEAFAAEIGARNLMNAAFRARGVELGIEDGTAALPLIEALLS; encoded by the coding sequence GTGCCGACTGGTCCCGGCTCCAGCGGTGGCTCGACGCAAGGAGACCGGGGCGGCCCCGAGTGGCCGGCCGGTGATCTGCGGATCACGGCGGTCGACTGTGGCAGCGGTGAGCGCAGGGTCTGGACGGCCGAGGACGGCGTGGACCTCGCCCCGGCTGTCGCGTCGTCGTGCGCGATCCCGGGGGTGTTCCCGCCGATCACGCTCGACGGCTCCCGCTTCACCGACGGCGGCCTCTGGAGCAGCTCGAACCTCGACATCGTGCTGGATTCCGACGTCGAGGCAGCCATCTTCGTCGGCCCGCTCCGGGCCGGTGATCCCGCCGCGATCCGCGCGCTCGAACGAGAGATCGACCTCCTCGTGTCGAGCGGACGCCGCGTCGAGGCCATCGTGCCCGGCGAGGCGTTCGCCGCCGAGATCGGCGCCCGGAACCTGATGAACGCCGCGTTCCGCGCCCGGGGGGTCGAGCTCGGCATCGAGGACGGCACCGCCGCGCTCCCCCTCATCGAGGCGCTGCTGAGCTGA
- a CDS encoding SRPBCC family protein gives MTFTPYPINPELDLELIRDVPVTAQAVFAAWTDPSSLQQWFAPRPYSITLCEVDLRPGGGFRTVMNDPDGNQMMDETGCYLEIIPNERLVWTSALTTGYRPQPGDMPFTAILELTDNGNGGCTYRAIAVHQNPGDAEQHAEMGFHDGWGTVVDQLVEHLQGS, from the coding sequence GTGACCTTCACCCCGTACCCCATCAACCCCGAACTCGACCTCGAGCTCATCCGCGACGTCCCCGTCACCGCCCAGGCGGTGTTCGCGGCCTGGACCGACCCGTCCTCGCTGCAGCAGTGGTTCGCGCCCCGGCCCTACTCGATCACCCTGTGCGAGGTCGACCTCCGACCTGGTGGCGGGTTCCGCACCGTCATGAACGATCCCGACGGCAACCAGATGATGGACGAGACCGGCTGCTACCTCGAGATCATCCCCAACGAGCGCCTCGTGTGGACCAGCGCGCTCACCACCGGTTACCGGCCCCAGCCTGGCGACATGCCCTTCACGGCCATCCTGGAGCTCACCGACAACGGCAACGGCGGCTGCACCTACCGGGCGATCGCCGTGCACCAGAACCCGGGCGACGCCGAGCAGCACGCCGAGATGGGCTTCCACGACGGCTGGGGCACTGTCGTCGACCAACTCGTCGAACACCTCCAGGGCAGCTGA
- a CDS encoding metalloregulator ArsR/SmtB family transcription factor, with protein sequence MPKRSDQVDQVFKALADPTRRQVIERLVAGPASTSELAQPFAMALPSLLQHLTVLQGAGLVTSQKRGRTRTYRLAPSGLDAAEGWLTGQRRMWQQRLDQLDQFLINQQESP encoded by the coding sequence ATGCCGAAGCGTTCGGATCAGGTCGACCAGGTCTTCAAGGCTCTTGCCGACCCGACCCGTCGTCAGGTGATCGAACGACTCGTGGCGGGTCCGGCGTCCACCTCGGAGCTGGCACAACCGTTCGCCATGGCGTTGCCGTCGCTCCTCCAACATCTCACGGTGCTGCAGGGGGCCGGTCTGGTGACGTCGCAGAAGCGAGGGCGAACCCGTACCTACCGGCTCGCGCCGTCAGGGCTCGATGCGGCCGAGGGCTGGCTCACCGGTCAACGCCGGATGTGGCAGCAGCGCCTCGACCAACTCGACCAGTTCCTCATCAACCAGCAGGAGTCCCCGTGA
- a CDS encoding dihydrofolate reductase family protein, whose product MGLLTFGLNVTLDGCVDHEEGVVDDETHAFFTRLMDDSGAMLWGRVTYELMESHWPAVARGDVDAPPAIRDWAVSLEAKPKYVVSSTRSEFPWTNSHHLTGDLRAGVQALKDAAPAGVLVGSGMLATELDRLDLIDEYRFLVHPMIAGHGPTLYQRGLPGTRRLELVSANPLRCGAVALHYRRAPST is encoded by the coding sequence GTGGGACTCCTGACCTTCGGCCTGAACGTCACATTGGATGGCTGCGTCGATCATGAGGAGGGAGTCGTCGACGACGAGACGCACGCGTTCTTCACGCGACTGATGGACGACAGCGGAGCGATGCTCTGGGGCCGCGTCACCTACGAGCTGATGGAGAGCCACTGGCCCGCAGTCGCCCGCGGCGACGTGGACGCGCCGCCGGCGATTCGCGACTGGGCGGTCAGCCTGGAGGCCAAACCCAAGTACGTCGTGTCGTCGACTCGATCCGAGTTCCCGTGGACCAACAGCCACCACCTGACCGGCGATCTGCGGGCCGGGGTGCAGGCGCTCAAGGACGCTGCGCCGGCCGGCGTGCTCGTCGGGAGCGGCATGCTCGCCACCGAGCTGGACCGACTGGATCTCATCGACGAGTACCGGTTCCTCGTCCACCCGATGATCGCCGGACACGGCCCGACCCTGTACCAGCGCGGGTTGCCGGGCACGCGACGGCTCGAGCTCGTCTCGGCGAATCCGCTCCGCTGTGGTGCGGTCGCCCTCCACTACCGACGCGCCCCATCGACGTAA
- a CDS encoding MoaD/ThiS family protein, producing the protein MPRVVFTRNLQRHVPCPPTTVDGTTVAEVLGAVFAANDRLRGYVVDERGALRKHMVVFVDGAPLIDRSTLSDAVDTDGEVYVMQALSGG; encoded by the coding sequence GTGCCCCGCGTGGTGTTCACCCGGAATCTCCAGCGCCACGTTCCGTGCCCGCCGACGACCGTCGACGGCACGACGGTGGCCGAGGTGCTCGGCGCCGTCTTCGCCGCGAACGACCGCCTGCGCGGGTACGTCGTCGACGAACGGGGGGCGCTCCGCAAGCACATGGTCGTCTTCGTCGACGGCGCGCCGCTCATCGACCGGTCGACGCTGTCGGACGCGGTGGACACCGATGGCGAGGTCTACGTCATGCAAGCACTCTCCGGAGGTTGA
- a CDS encoding metalloregulator ArsR/SmtB family transcription factor: MRADPIDEPTVAAEDRAFKALGHRDRRTILRLIADGETPVGEIVERSELDQPVVSQHLKVLRTAGLVTVRVDHNRRLYSVDFGRFAELRRFLDQFWHDKLAALKHAAEGDDR, from the coding sequence ATGAGGGCCGACCCGATCGACGAACCGACGGTGGCGGCGGAGGACAGGGCGTTCAAGGCGCTCGGTCACCGCGATCGCCGGACGATCCTGCGGCTGATCGCCGACGGTGAGACACCGGTCGGCGAGATCGTGGAGCGAAGCGAGCTCGATCAGCCCGTGGTGAGCCAGCACCTGAAGGTGCTGCGGACGGCCGGTCTCGTCACCGTTCGCGTCGACCACAACCGACGGCTCTACTCGGTCGACTTCGGACGGTTCGCGGAACTCCGCCGATTTCTCGACCAGTTCTGGCACGACAAACTCGCCGCGCTCAAGCACGCCGCCGAAGGAGACGACCGATGA